The following DNA comes from Chryseobacterium gallinarum.
AACCAAGACATCTTGGTGTAAAAGCTGTATTGGTAAAATCATTTGCAAGAATCCATGAAACCAACCTTAAAAAGCAAGGGATGTTGGGAATCACATTTGCAAATGAGGCAGATTATGACAAAATTCAGGAAGATGACATAGTGAACTTCCTTGATCTTGACCAGTTTGCTCCTGGAAAACAACTGACTTTAGAATTCATTCATACAGACGGGACCAGAGATATCATCATGGCCAACCATACTTATAATGATCAGCAAATTGACTGGTTCAAAGCAGGTTCTGCACTGAACTTGATTAAACAACAGGAAAAATAAGATTAATTGTTAGATCGATTAATATAAAGGCGGCTTCAATTGAAGTCGTCTTTTTTAAATTCAATAGGAGTGGGCTTTAGTCCACTTTACTTTCATAATCATTCCAAGACTTTAGCGAAAACCTGATTTTATAGAATTTCCATCAATGAAAGAATAAATTACACCTTTTTTTGTAACAAAGTTTCTTTTTTGGCGTCTAACCGGATATCAGTAAAAACATTATGAAAAAAACTATATTCGCTTTGTCACTCTTGAGTTCTGTATTTGCTTTTTCACAGAAAAAAGAGGACAATACGTCTAAAGAGAAACAAATTGAAGGTGTAGTCATCACCAAAACTAAAAAAGCCGTTGAACAAAAAGCAGATCGTACTATTTTTGATTTCTCTGAACAGCCTCAACTTAATAACGGCAATGTTCTGGAAGGGATCAAAAAGCTTCCCGGGCTTGTCGCTACAGATATTGCCGGGATGATGTATCAGGGAAAGATGCTGGATGTTTATCTCAACGGAAGACCTTTAAATATCACTTCCAATGAGCTGAACTCTTTTCTTGAAGGAATGCCGGCCAACTCCGTAGAAAGGATTGAAGTGATTACCCAGCCAGGAGCAGAATTTCCTGCAACATCCGGAGGAGCCATTATGAATATCATTACGAATAAAAACGCCAATAAATATTTAACGGCTACTTATTCCGGGAATTATTCGTTTAGCAACTATGATAAGTACAGAAGCAGAACAACCAATTCCATTAATTTGAATGCCAGGAATAAATATTTTGGATGGCAGCTGAATGTGGGACAGAATTATCGTGAAAGCATGATGAATACCCAGCAGGATAATCTGTTGGAAAGCAATACGGATCGTTACGGGAGAGGTTATTTTGCAAAATCAGGGATCACTTTTGAACTTGGTCAGGACAGATTACTATTGAACTACGATATTTATCACAATAATAATGACAACTATACTTCAAGTAATGGGATAGCAGATATTCTTGTAGCTCCTCCAAAAACGTATAGGGAAGCTCAATTTGAATCTTTTGATGCTGCCCGTACCAATTCTCTCAGACAGGAAGCTGTGGTAACCTATCAGAAGCGATTTGCAGACAAATCTCAAAAACTGGATTTTCAACTGGGCTATACAAAATCCAACAGCAGGTTTTCCCAGGATAACTTCTATCGTTCAGGATATTATACAGATGGTGGGGATGTATTTTTCCAACCCGGGATAAACGGACTTCTGAGCAATGAATCGGATATGAGGGTGGCTAACTTTAAAGTAGACTATTCACAGCCGATAAAACTGCTCGATGGAGGTAAAGTAAGTGCCGGAGGTTTATATGAAAGGCAGGATTATGATACGGAAAGCAAGGGACTTACCAACCTGGAATACCACAGACAGACGGCTTCCACCTATCTGGAATTCCAGGCAAAATTGAAGAAATTTGATTTTACTTTAGGAGCCAGAGCAGAAAACTATGATATTTATGGTATTACCAGAAAGGATAGTTTAGGTACTGTTGTACAAAAAGATCTTATCCCTTTTAATAAATTCAAATTATTTCCCAATGCAAGTGTACAGTATAACCTGATGAACCAGGTATATGTTGCTGCCAACTATAACAGGAAGATCAGCTTACCAAGCATTTCAGCCTTAAACCCGAATAATACTACTTTTGCAGGTCCTAACACCCAGATCAGTGGTAACCCGAATCTTCAGCCCACTATTTTTGATAATTACGAGCTGAAAGTTTCCGCTTTTGATTACGCATTTATCGGATATAGTGTAAGTTCTGCCAATAACCAGGTGGCGCAGCTCATCAGAAGAGATGGTAAGAATCTTTACAACGAGCAGATTAACATTTCCAATATGCGAATTCATAATTTCAATGTTGGATTACCTGTTCCGTTTTTGATTTTCACCAAATCCATAAGTGAAATCATGAAGTCAAACTTCAATCCTGATAAGATGAATTTTATGTACATCTATGCAGGATATCAGAAACACGAAATTGATAACCTCAACAATAAAGGGTTCTGGATTTTCAATATCATGACTCAATTGCTTCTTCCAAAAGATATCAAGCTGACGGCTAATTACAGTTATCTTACTCCTAAAGCAGGCTACTTTTATTTTACAGCAGAAAAACCGTTCAATAATAATTTAGACATTACAT
Coding sequences within:
- a CDS encoding outer membrane beta-barrel protein, which gives rise to MKKTIFALSLLSSVFAFSQKKEDNTSKEKQIEGVVITKTKKAVEQKADRTIFDFSEQPQLNNGNVLEGIKKLPGLVATDIAGMMYQGKMLDVYLNGRPLNITSNELNSFLEGMPANSVERIEVITQPGAEFPATSGGAIMNIITNKNANKYLTATYSGNYSFSNYDKYRSRTTNSINLNARNKYFGWQLNVGQNYRESMMNTQQDNLLESNTDRYGRGYFAKSGITFELGQDRLLLNYDIYHNNNDNYTSSNGIADILVAPPKTYREAQFESFDAARTNSLRQEAVVTYQKRFADKSQKLDFQLGYTKSNSRFSQDNFYRSGYYTDGGDVFFQPGINGLLSNESDMRVANFKVDYSQPIKLLDGGKVSAGGLYERQDYDTESKGLTNLEYHRQTASTYLEFQAKLKKFDFTLGARAENYDIYGITRKDSLGTVVQKDLIPFNKFKLFPNASVQYNLMNQVYVAANYNRKISLPSISALNPNNTTFAGPNTQISGNPNLQPTIFDNYELKVSAFDYAFIGYSVSSANNQVAQLIRRDGKNLYNEQINISNMRIHNFNVGLPVPFLIFTKSISEIMKSNFNPDKMNFMYIYAGYQKHEIDNLNNKGFWIFNIMTQLLLPKDIKLTANYSYLTPKAGYFYFTAEKPFNNNLDITLTKKFMNNRLTVSVFANDIFNGQVMQVRSNPPSGESVMLRSKYDSRNFGISINYKIPTKNKLAKEDPNILNQTKKEDNGGVMQQGQ